The sequence tatCTTAACATTCTCCCTTTAACAGTGTAGTTTCCTGGGAttttccactttcctcccacatcctacagaGGTGTTGGTTGGAAGGTTACtcggttgctgtaaattactcctagaaCAGGGGAGATATCTCTGATGCCCTGGCACATATTTGTCCGTCAAGATGCACCACACACACAGATTATCTGGTTGCATATCACATCACTGTTTGTGAAAGAATGCTTTATGCAAACTGGCTGGTGTGGTTCCTGCTTTGCAATTGTCACTACACTGAAAAAGTACTTTATTGACTGTAGAGAGCTTTgggacagtaaaaaaaaagaaaatgtagcGTACAAACACAACCCCTTTTTTAAATAGGTGCCTTGGAGAcataaagagactgcagatgctggaacctggaactcagtgggtcagacagcttctgtagagggaaatgaacagtcaacattttgggtcaaaacccttcatctggactgagaacaGGTGCCAGTTTGCAGGCAGCATGGCAATTACCCCTTTTGTTTGTTATTATCATCACTTGAGATTATTAGCCTCACTTTGATTTGGCACACCTCTTCATTGCCCTTGGTCTGATTTCAATTGCCCTTTCCACCTCAGATGGGGGTTATGTTGGAGATCTTAACCTAAACATCCTGCTTAATGGTGTTTAGCCATTAACTACTTTCTTACCCCACCAGAAATAGTACACATGGGAATAAAAAAAGGCACACAACTTTCTGGCAAATTAAAGCATATTTATATTTTACAGTGGGACACTTGGATCTAAAAACAATTACTTTGAGAAATACAAAACATCACATGGAAGATATCACTTTCTGGTGATCATCTGGGTCAATTAGAGATTCCAGTTATACTGGATCATTACAAAATGAACTCTAATCACTCAGATTTTATTCCCAATTGGAAAAAGTTAGGATCCAGTATAGCTGGAATTTCTAATTGTCCCAGATGTCCGAATGGTCACCAGAAAGTGATATCTTCCACGTGACATTAGTTTTATGGAAGGAAGATACATTAAAAGCCATTAATATTTCCCTCACACAGCTTAATAGGCCTTGAACTGGCAAACAAGAGCTGTCCATCACACAGAAAGAAACCCATTAGGTTTGGTTATAAGATATAGTCCTAATGTAGGACATTCTTTCTTGGTTATAAATCGATCAATTCAAAAGGTCtggggaaacaaaaataaattttactgcTATGTTGCCTAATCAGAGTTGAAACAGTTGATTGTTTAAATTACGAGGGTGAACAGTGGATTTGAGCAAAGAGACAATGAATTCATTGATTTAACAACTAAGTCTTTAAAAAGAGGAGGGGTAAATGTTGTTGAGAATAAAgtaaaatttataaattaatcTCAACTTTGCATACATAATATACGAACACCTCTTTCCTGCTGTTGATGGACTAGTGTACTTTAACATTTTCTGTACCAATTATAATCATGTAAACAATATGGAAACAAAGGTAGAAGGAACTTTATTGGAATTTAAAGAATCTCAGAATCGCTATATGGCTACATTGGATGTTTATTAAGCATGATGGCTAAaagaaccctccccaccattgaggacatcttcaagaggcagtgcctcaaggtggcagcatccatcactaaggaccctcaccatccaggacatgccttctgcttgttactaccatcggggaggaggtacagaagtctgaagacccacactcaatgattcaggaacagcttcttctccttcgccatcagatttcctaaCAGTCTGTCAAccaatgaacaccacctcattatttgttttttttttgctctatttacttttgtaattttcagtaatttgtgtttttgcactgtatagctaccacaaaacaacaaatttccatgTCATACaaggtcaatgataataaatctgattctgactacCTTTTGCGAAAGCAATTAAACATCTAGGATAGGGGAAGATGCCTCAGATTGATGCAGCCACTTAACAAATCTTATTCTCTTTCCTGGTCTCCAGACTCCTTTCAATAACAAACTGAAAGTTCACCTGCCAATGTTTTTAAGTGAAGGACTCTGGTTGTTGCAGAACAGCTGCTTTCCACCATGAGCTTAAAGAAGGAACATAATGACACATCCTTAATGGACTGAAATATGATGCAGACAGTTTCCGAGAATGGATTGCACTGGTTTTGGGCCCATCCCTTGCCTTCTACAAGATGCATATTGGGAGCTAAGAACTTAAGGAACTAGAAGCAGGCACAATGGCCTCAATTTCTACATCAGCACCACTTTGCCCAACCTATTGCTATCTCCTTCAATTCCCTTAGTGTCAAACATTAATCAGCTTTGCTCTTACTGCTAATCAAATATTCACAAACCTCAGTAAACCAGTCTCAGTGCACATTTCTGAAATGTGTACATAAATCTGATGGGGCTCCTCATCAGAGAAGCAAAGTGTAGTAAAAACAGTCGTCTTTAGTTTGTTCAGTTTGTAAGTGTAATAGCTTAATAGAAATAGAATTATAGGGAAGTtaatgttcctttttttaaaaaagaggataAGATCAGATACCACGAATCTGGGGCTCAACAATACATTCACTAGGGAGCTTTAGGAATGGGGGAAGGggcactgtttttatttttcatattaaggCTTTCATTTACTTAAAGACACTAGCTCTAGAAAAATGGAACAACACTCCAGAATAAGCTCAAGTGACAGTCAAGATGTTCACTGCCTAATAATTGACTATCTTTTCATCACAGATTATTGAAAATGCTTGATAGCACCTTTTAAAACCTCAGGATACCCAGAGTATAGTGCACAGTTCTATATGCAATTACCATTGTGGAAAATGTTGCAGCAGTTCCCATGAACAAAGTGATGATAAATGATCTACTTTAATGATCTTGGATAAATAATCAGCAGGATGCCAAAGAAAACTGCTTTTCAAAGAGTGCTCAAAGCTAATGTAGCTGAATGTAAACAGCACCCCAGTTTATAATGTATTGGAAAGACAACACCTCTTATAATGCAGGTTCACTCAGACTTACTGGGACCTTCAGTAAAATTACACCTAAAATAACCAGGACTGGTAAGTAACAGGCATTGGATGAGAAACTGGATTAAGAACAGGATATGgagacaacagactgcagatgctggaatgtggagtacAAACAAAACTGCCGGAGGAagtcaggggtggggggaggggtcaggcggcatctgtggagggaaaatgactgtcgatgtttcagatcgtaaCCTGAGGCAGGGTcacggcccaaaatgtcgaccatccctttgcttcacagatgctgcttaacctgccgagtccctccaacagtttgttttttttgcttagAGTAGGTTAAAGTTGCCCAAGTATAGCATCAGTCTAAATGAAGGGGCTTGTTAACTGGAATGATTCAAGAGCCTAGTGCTTAAATCCTTGCTACCGTCACACAGATTGAGTTTTGAAATGGCAAAGAAAACATGAACTATTACCTTCCAGGCAAATATAATAAGAGGAACAATTCAAAACTGATCTTTCTCAAAAAGGGGAAGTAAATATCAATTACCAAGGAAACAACCAAAGAATTTGGGGGATTTCAGAATGCTTTTGCATGACAGATTCAGTGGGTTTAAGTACTAGAATGATCAGATTAATTCAAAAGGGTTGTAACAACCTTTTTCCCCTCACTTAAGTATTGCACACTTTCTTACAAATCTACGCAGTCCTATTGAGAAATATTCCTCCCACAAAGCTTTGTTCTATGATTAATATTCACATTCTGTTTTCACAATACCATCATGAAAGTTAGTTCCTTATTTTAAACCATCCCACCAATGAGGCTAGCAAATTATCCTCCTGGATACAAATGGTCAAATgcagaagttaaaataaaacacaagactAAACTGATACCGTATACACTTCAGAGTGTACACAAAGAGTGGAccaaagacaaacttttcacagaGCTAGGCTTACATGACAAGAAGAAACATGTTGCAGATGATACATCAATACAAGGAGATTGTAGTCTAGGTGGCCACTCAGGAACTTATAACCACAGCTATGCACAATGAGGATAAAGAGCATTAGCATAACTGTGGTTGGCAGAGGTGGAACAACAGCTTGTACAGAGGCACTTCAGTCTGAATTGTCCATCCAGTCAAATGGCAAGTCAGTCTGGGCCACATGTACCAGAGAATGACTGCACACATTAACTATCAGCTAAGATGGGGATCCGAAAGTATACATAGCAGCTGTAGCAGGTGTAACAAACTCAAAAGCTATTTGGTTAAGGGATCCTTGTGGTTTGTCTTGTGAATGAAAGTGGAACTCAAAGAACAAAAAGCAGAAGAGTTGGGAAGGCTCATTTGAGTTTGGCTCTTTGAAGGCAATGGCTCACTTTGGTGGCAGCAGTCTTCCATTCACTATTCTTCATGTGTAAAGCAAGGGGTGCACGTCTGGACAAGGAGTACCAATCAGAGTAAAAGCACCATAATAGACATCTAGTTTTAAACCAAGCTCAAATTGAATTTACCAGCAGTCCAATGGATCcatttcttcttaggcagtccatcTAAGTAGATGATGTCTGTGTGATTTGTTTTAAACGCAGCATGGCTGTTACACACCAGTGACCACAATTAGAAATAGCAGCACTGGTCAATTTATTTACTCACCATTTACTTGTTGCTAGTGAGCTCAGTTGGAGCATTCCAGAGTGGAATTCAGCTGTGAGTGGGAACCAGCTAATGAACCCTGGACATTCCTAATTTAGAGCTTACTTTGTCACCAAAACAAAAGTGCAGTGGTCCAGACTTTGAGAATAATGACATGATCCTGATTTTGCAGCAACAGAAATTAGGAAGCTGCAGTCAGACGGGTTACACTAATAGTATCTTCTGCAAAAATTTATCCATAATAACCATGGGCATGTAGTACATACCACTAGAGGCAGGGCTAGTACATTCATATGCAAGTGAATTTTTAATACTGCAATACAGGGGACTTGTACGTTGTGTAGTGTTTCCAAGTGGACCTCAATGTAATGGATGAAAATAGAGCAATAAAGTCAAAGCATGTGGGGTCAAGGGACAAGCACCAATGGACAGCTAAACCAGCTGCAAGACAGCGCAACTAGGGTAAATAGCAGCCAGAATGACTGACATTATGAGAGTGGTCCTCCAATGATCAAAAAGTTTTCAACTAGATAAGCCCCAAGTACTGTGTCGGTAGGGTATCCTACAGTcggtgactcatctcctgacactgcACCAGGTGTTAGGAGGGTGATCGAATATTTTGCACTTGGCTGGATGAACAAGCTCAAACTACTCAAGCAGCacaccaccatccaggataaaCCAATCCACTAATTGCTTTCATAGCCTACTCCAAAAGTAGCACCCAACCCTTCCAGCTCCATAGAGGACAAGAGGAGCAAGCACCTCAGTAGggattcttgggggggggggggggggggggggaggtgaaaaaacaccaccacctgcagttcaAGTCATACACTCTCTGGACTTGGCAATATTGCCATACCTTCAGTagaatccaaatcctggaacactctgcccAATATTCTGAGTAAGGTACTCCTATAATAAAAGTTGCAATGGTTCAGGTTAGCACACCACCACCTTTGAGGATaactagtgatgggcaataaatcccagCCTCAGCAGCAacaccagatcctgaaaaataccAAACTAACTTTTGGCACTGGACATTTTGTAAAATGAAACTCATTTCAAACATTTAAGGTTTTATTACAACAGTCATGGACAAGAGCATTGGCATTGATACTGTACTAACGTCCATACATTTTCAATCTTTTCAGGGGGTGCAAAACTCAAAAGGATGTACACAGTTTAGGCTGGTACTACAGCAAGAAAAGCCATTAACCACAAAGCTGTTCACAGTAGTAATGCAGGTCCAGCAAACACACAGATGTTAAATCAAATGATTGGGTGGAGTGCATGTggcaggaggagggggtgtgCAAAACAGAGCTGTTTGATTCAAGtagaaatgcaaaatgttttcTCCTCCTCTGTGTAAGCAAATGATAACCTAAACAGAAGCATAAATTCTGCATCCCAGTGGAAGGACTGTCGTGATATTTTTAAGATGGAAAGATGAACAGCAGTGGTTGTTTAAGCTTAGGCACATGTACAGAAGTCCATGTGACCCACCATACATTATGCCAAGCAACTGTAAACTATTGCTGCCACCATTTCTCACCTTGCTCCAAAATAGTTAGCAATTTGTTTAAAACTGGATTTAATAACACCCCACAGAAAAACTGGATGCACTAATCTGCAAGAAAACTTTCAGTAAATTTTGTAGGAGCAATGCACTTTGCAGGTCTTCTTAGAAATAGTTAGAACTAGCTACAATCACTAACTACTAATGGCCAAGTTAGAAATGCACAGATCATTTTGCTGTGCAGTGGAAAACTGTTTTCCTTACAAGATTCGCAACCAAAATTTAAGTTGTAACAAGGAACAGAAATGTCAGTTGGTATAAAAGGTATGGAATCAAGATCTTTTACCAAAAAAAAGCACATTGATTCAAAAGCTTGGGTCAAAGTCACTCAACATAATGAAAGTTTAGAAATATACTCAATGTAGTGTGccattgaatttattcaaaataGCATTCCTCAAACAGCAGGAGCAAAAAAAGTGTCTTAATGACATTTTGAGATGTTAGCCAAATCACTACATTCTGGCAATTGCAGAGGACTACTTGTATTTCAGAGAGCAGGAAAGACAGGGCCAGTGCACTCTATAGAGATGAAACCACTATGAACAATTCCCTCTGATGTACAGAACTGTGCTCTCAAGTGGCCTAAATGAAGTGGCCACCaatagttagtgctgctgcaaaGCTCTAGATTCAATCCTGCCCTTGGTGTTGGCCATATGGAGGTTGCATTTTCTCCCCCCACCTGTGTGGGGTCCCTCCCACATCAAATGCATACTGGCTGTTGGTTGATTGCCAGCTGTTACCCCAGGATAGGCTAGTGGCAGGAGAAAAAGGAGGGAATTGAGGGCACAAGACAAGGTAACAAGACACAAGTGAAGGAAATAGGAATGCTGAGACCTGACAAATTCAATGAGGCAATTTATACTTTGGGATAAAAGATCAGGAAGTAGCATCACCACAAGTTAGAGCAATCAAGAACTtctaaatccaaaaaaaaactttcatgttCCCCAGGCTGACACAGAAGTCAGTTACTTTTCCTTTGGGAAGTGTGATTAGGCTTGGTGAATCTTGCAAGATATCAGCAAAATCTTATTCCTGTGCTGCAAATCAAACTTCTTAGTTTAGAAAAAAAGACCACTTTGAAAAtagttttcaatattttattaGTAGAGATGAAAATCAACTGGAATtgtgaaataaatacataaaattcTAGAAACAGGTCAGTCAGGATCTGAAAAGGAAGAAGGATAAATGCTTTGAGTCAGTATCAAAACATTGATTCGAACCATAAACATTCCTCTTGCTGTTTCGGCTTTGTACTCTTAAGCTATTAAGAATTTTCTCTTAACTACTTCAACCTACAATTTGTCTTTCATGTTACCAGTTCTCAGTCCACACTGCCACTTTACATAATGGGCTTCAGCTTTAAATGAGTACAGTAATCATTTTGTCTGTTAAGAGGCAGAAGTTATTGAAAATAGTTTCAAAAATGTTATGGCAGTTTGTCTCCCACCATCATCCCACCTAAACCTGAGGCCTTTGTTATAAAGAATAAAAGTATTCCTTTGAGTTTGAAAGAGTAATGTTTACAtttaaatgactttttttttgtaaatagtaGATTTTCAAGTGGTTTGTTAGAACAAAGTCCAAAGCATGAAAACTTCAAAAGGAATCGACGCAGGCTACTTAGACCCTCAAACCATCAttccaatgagatcacagctgatctgtgacCCAACTTCAAATAAAATCTTCTAACAACTGCTTTAAGAACGAGGAAGAATTATCTAGGGGGAATGAGTGACAATTGCCTCCTTCAGCAGAAGATAGATGAGATGTGACCAGTTTCTCTGGCTCATGCTCCATAAACATGCATGAAAGACTTCCCATCATGTTGAACCAAAACTCAGTAACAAGCAAAGTAGCTCTTTTGTAGAGCAAAACCCATTACGTTAACAGACCAAGCAGACTGCAGTTCCACTTGGAACGTACTTTAGGAAACAAGGGTGCAGCataactgaatttttaaaaaaaatcaaatctgatTTGCTAGGAAATTGCTAGTATTGACCATTACAAGTAGATTTCCATTTCTTCTCAATAGAAAAATCTCACCTTCAAGTCTGAGCACAAAAACATGCTTGTTGGTACACAGTTAAGCACAAAATAAAAAAGTTTGACTACTCAAGCTAGTAGCTTGAACGAATTAAGAAAATGTGGTGGAAACCTTAAAGTGTTAGAAACAGATCAGaaggcatctgtgaaaagaaaaagttAATATATCAAGCTAAAGACCTTCATGACAAAGATCTTACacaaaaatgttaactgtttctcctgccACAGATACCATCTGAcaagctgagaatttccagcctTCTTTAATCTATGGCTTAGTTGCAGAATATACATTCAAAACAATGCAATGGAGATTTTTTATTGTTCAGAAACTGCTGAATTGTAAAGAATATAGTAGTATAGGACTTACTGAACCATGACAGGTCAACTTTAGAACTAGAATAGTTggcaaaaatattttaacatccTTAACCAACCAGTTATAATCATGAGAAAAGCAATTACTTCATTGCCAAAACAGAAATTCAAGTTTCTTGAAATTCAAGTTTCTTCCAATGCAATAACTTAGCTTTTGAATTATTTTGCAGTTTTTACTTGGAAATAACTGTTGAAAGACAACTTTGTGCACAGTAGCCAAAATAGATTAAAGATAAAAACATGCCAAATTATTTGCAGATCCCAGATCCCAAAGTAAGCTCTTCAAACCAGAATATACTGTACAATTAGATtagtttataaaaaaaagtttagacACTAGCTTGCTCACAGATTTGCAATTTGAAGATCAGTTTATAAACAAAGCTTGGATGTAATATAAAAACAAATCCAAGGTGGATGGAACTATTACAATAATTAATCCTGAAAAAAAGTTATGAGCATTTCATGACAAATCATTTCATCTACTCCTTTAAAACATTCGATAGGTTACACAGACTACAAGGATCAAGATTCAGATGCTCAAGAATACCAATGTAATGCCtgaatacaatttaaaaaattgctttCCAACTAGAATGCGGTTATACATAGAACATCAGTTTCAAATTAGATTCCTCAGAATGCTATTAATATGAACAACTTATGCAGCACCTTTCTTTCAGAAACTCAGGCCAGCCAAAATGAAATatctttgaaatgtagtcactttgGTTTGTCCAAACCCCAAGCCTCAAAAAACTCTTCCTCAACTCGAAGTTTGCTCACCAACCTGTGTGTAAATTAACAAGACCAATTGCCTAAAAATTGGAGGTGAACTGCATTAGCAACTGGAGTAAAAAGATCAACTGTGGCTATTGTTTGGAGCTGTTTAAATTGATTTAATCAAATAATTGTTTGAAACAAGTTATTCCAAGGGTGTAACATCTGATTGTATACCTTCAAAATCACACACATAATTCACATCTTTAGAAATATCCAAAAtctgatttaacaaaaaaaaaagtgggtaATTTGATTTCAAATCCTATTTTCCTGAGAAAACCAAAGAGACCCTTGGCTCAATTATCAGGAGACTTGAAACACTTCATATCTTGGCACAGCAAACTGGAGTGCTCAATGTTTTGACTTTCATTTTACCGCTCAGACTTCACATTCAAAAGGGAAACTCATTACAGCCAAAGGCAGCTGTAGGTTTCCGTTTATCAAGAGAATGCCCCAGAATATTCACATAAAAGGTGCATCAGCAGAAATGGAGGACAGCTTTGTTGATCTCTGGGTTTGTCCAGTCATTCCTGAGATCATCCATGTGGTTATCAAAATCCACCAAGGAGTCATAGGATTTACCATCCAGTAGACAAGTTGTGATTCGCTGCACCTCTGACCAATCTTCACAGAAATCTCTGTACAAAAGAAATCACGCAGATGAATACAAGTTAGATATCAAGGATTTGTTCCAAGAACCAAATCAACACCAGGTATTGGAATGTACAAAAGATCTAGCCAACATTCTCTACAGGATAGCACAACTCAGCACAAAGTTTCAAAGTTAAatcccactccttcccctcatcaCCATCAACCCCTACTCTTGTATATTAGATACAAGATTCTTTTTATTGAGGAGTTATTTGAAGTAaaagttgaattttatttttggcCAATGGATAAATGTAAGGAACTTTCAGAGTGATGCAAGGAGACAGCCACATTCAACACTGAACATAGCTGATAGGGTAAACTTGTCAGTTGTGAAGAGGAGTTCAaaaccaacattttctgttctttcaggTGCATTTCCAGCACCTTTGAAATGATTGATGGCTCAAGTTAGAAACAGGCAAGGCACAGTAACGAAGGGAGATAAATTTTACATTCTATTTAATTATATTGTTCATTGCACAAACCATAAAGACTTCTATCAGAACCAGGATCAGAAATGCCAAGGGATAAGAGAAGCAACTTAAGTACTCCAATATTGCACTTCCTGGAGAGAATGGCAACTATCACATGCATAATTAAGCAAAAAAAAGTTACCAAAAAGACAAATTAATAGCTTGCCATCAAGATTAAAGTCATTAAATGAAAGACAGTAGACACAGGAATAataaggcaagagatttaaatatAATGATACAAATTTATTTTCCCAGACAAGTGTATAGTAAAATTCAAGGGTCAGTAGGTTCACAGCTTTTCCTTGTACATCAACTTGGGGGCACAATTTCAGGTTTTGCAATATGCAAATTTAGGGAGGCATAAATGAACCAAGGGTAGCAATAGGTCATAGATAAAACTGTCCACTTTACCAGGCTGTCAGGTGGCAGATGAgaatgctgagaaatgcaaagtaCTACATTTTTCATAGGAGAATAGAGGCAATATAAACaaggcacaattctaaaaaggAATACAAGAATAgggtttgtgtttatttttttctctcaaaacaGCAGGgtggttggggaattaagaaaatCATGCAGGATGCTGGGCTTTATACGTTGGCACAGAATACTAGAACAAGGAAGTCACAAGAACTTTATTTCATCCACAAGTGGAGTATAGTCCCCAGTTCAGGAAACATGCAAAGGATTTACaggatgcagaaaggatttactgtAGATGAACCATTGGTGAGGAAATGTCATCACGTCAATAACTTGAAGAGGCTGGGGTTGTACTCCTTGGAACAGGTGATTACAAGGGCATCTAATAGGTGGCATTTAAAAATCATGGAGgttcaagaaaataaataatagaaacAGTTTCTATTGGTAGGTGCTGGTGTGAGTCTTGAATGTAGATTCAGTGTTCAAAAGGAAGCCgaataaatatgaaaaaaatctgAAGGGCCAGAAGGATGGGGGACTAGCTGGATTACTTTTACATAGAGCGGGCACTGAACAGATTCCCTTCAGATTTTTCAAAAAGGCCATATTGATTACAGGCTAAACGTAGGAGAGTTGGGGGAAGATCACCCTGGTTGAAAAGTGTTAGGGAATCTTATTCATCCATCTAATTAGGCACTGTTTAAGATCTGACATTACCATGCTTCTTCTGTACTGTTACCCTAACTGATACTCTGGACCCTGGTGTGGGTCTTGAATCACAGCATTCCGATTCAGGAGACAGTGATATCATATGGAAAAAGCAATCAGTGCTCAAGTCTGTTTCAGGTAACCAATACAGATTAATATCTTCACTCACGTATTTGGGTCTTTGCATCGCCATTTGTTTTCATGGTGTTCATATACTACAATTGATTGTTCTTCACAGTCCATTGTAAATTTATGATTATCAACCTTAAAAGAGAATTACTAGAGTCAAAAAGTATTACAAGCAGGGCAGCCTATGACATGACAGAATCACAGCTGAAACTGATCTAGCATTGTTTCTCCCTTCACCACCAGCTTTTATCCCCTTTATCAAAAGTGCTTAGACTCGGTGTTACAATTTGTGGCAATCTCGCACATTGGTTCCAACCACAGATCTGCCTATTCACTACAGAAGGGAAATGAATATTTAGATCCCAGCTCCAAATttcattctgaaaataaaattctAATTGATATGAGAATTTTCTAATCTGCAATGCTCTATAGCCAACATTTTCAGTAATTGCCCTGAAATTCAATCACTAAGGGTACAACAGGGCAGACTGGCTGCCTGTACCATAAATGTTTAATTCTAATACTAAACAGTTTTGTTCTATTACCTAAACCCACTCATTTGCAACAATACTGTACCATAATAAGAGCTGCATCACTGAAGCTTTCAGCAATTCGAGAAGCAACCTTTTCAGCAACTTGGTTTggactgtgtaaaaaaaatacaacaattGTTATAACCAAGATAACATTTACATTAAGAAAAGAATACTGACCACTTGTAGCACAGTACCCAAATTCTACAAAATCCAATAGTACACCAGGTTCAATTTCTGTTCCTCATCCATTTAAATGAGAAAGGAAGTCCTGGTCTACAATTAAGAATCAGTGTCTATTTCACAACAGGTCCCTCAAACAATGAATATATGCAAAGTTTAGGGCAAGACCACAAAATGATGGTCAA comes from Pristis pectinata isolate sPriPec2 chromosome 13, sPriPec2.1.pri, whole genome shotgun sequence and encodes:
- the emc8 gene encoding ER membrane protein complex subunit 8, with product MTVFRLTTQAYCKMLLHAAKYPHCAVNGILVAERHKRKDGQPVLFVDCVPFFHGTLALAPMLEVALTLVDSWCKENNYVIAGYYQANERMKDTSPNQVAEKVASRIAESFSDAALIMVDNHKFTMDCEEQSIVVYEHHENKWRCKDPNTDFCEDWSEVQRITTCLLDGKSYDSLVDFDNHMDDLRNDWTNPEINKAVLHFC